The following are from one region of the Shinella sp. PSBB067 genome:
- a CDS encoding helix-turn-helix transcriptional regulator, translated as MDKISDAEHAQAEVASDFLSAMANPKRLLILKVLVSGEIAVGALANQVGLSQSALSQHLSKLRAQNLVTTRRDAQTIYYSSKSDAVMTILEALDQIYRGSGNGAAEKKLRIA; from the coding sequence ATGGACAAGATTTCAGACGCAGAACACGCACAGGCCGAAGTTGCATCCGATTTTCTTTCCGCCATGGCCAATCCCAAGCGCCTTCTCATCCTGAAGGTCCTGGTGAGCGGCGAAATCGCCGTCGGCGCGCTTGCAAATCAGGTCGGCCTCAGCCAGTCGGCTCTGTCGCAGCATCTTTCGAAACTGCGCGCGCAGAACCTCGTGACCACCCGTCGCGATGCGCAGACCATCTACTATTCCAGCAAGTCGGATGCCGTGATGACCATTCTCGAAGCGCTCGATCAAATCTACCGGGGCTCGGGCAACGGCGCGGCGGAAAAGAAGCTCCGCATCGCCTGA
- a CDS encoding aspartate aminotransferase family protein: MSNRLNTPNDLRAFWMPFTANRQFKKEPRLFVGAKDMYYTAHDGRQVLDGTAGLWCVNAGHCRPKITEAIREQAGELDYAPAFQLGHPKAFELANRLVDIAPDGMDHVLYTNSGSESVETALKVALAYHRAKGDGSRFRLIGRERGYHGVNFGGISVGGIVSNRKMFGTLLTGVDHMPHTHFPDKNAFSRGEPEHGGDIASELQRIITLHDASTIAAVIVEPVAGSTGVLIPPKGYLQKLREICTQHGILLIFDEVITGFGRLGAPFAAQYFDVKPDIITTAKGLTNGVIPMGAVFVTSEIHDAFMNGPEHMIEFFHGYTYSGNPIACAAALGTLDTYKEEGLLTRASELASYWEEGLHSLKDCPNVIDIRNVGLIGAVELASIPGEPTKRAFNAFLKAYEKGLLIRTTGDIIALSPPLIIEKPEIDELFGKLREVLQNNI; the protein is encoded by the coding sequence ATGTCCAACCGCCTCAACACCCCCAACGATCTGCGAGCCTTCTGGATGCCGTTCACGGCGAACCGGCAGTTCAAGAAGGAGCCGCGCCTCTTCGTCGGCGCCAAGGACATGTACTACACCGCCCATGACGGCCGTCAGGTACTCGACGGCACGGCGGGCCTGTGGTGCGTCAATGCCGGCCACTGCCGGCCGAAGATCACCGAGGCGATCCGCGAGCAGGCCGGCGAACTCGACTACGCCCCCGCCTTCCAGCTCGGACATCCCAAGGCCTTCGAACTCGCCAACCGCCTCGTCGACATCGCCCCTGATGGCATGGACCACGTCCTCTACACCAATTCCGGCTCCGAATCGGTCGAGACCGCGCTGAAGGTGGCGCTCGCCTATCACCGCGCCAAGGGCGACGGCTCGCGCTTCCGCCTGATCGGCCGCGAGCGCGGCTATCACGGCGTCAATTTCGGCGGCATCTCCGTCGGCGGCATTGTCTCCAACCGCAAGATGTTCGGTACGCTGCTGACCGGCGTCGACCACATGCCGCACACGCACTTCCCGGACAAGAACGCCTTCTCCCGCGGCGAGCCGGAGCATGGCGGCGACATCGCCAGCGAACTCCAGCGCATCATCACCCTGCATGACGCCTCGACCATCGCGGCCGTCATCGTCGAGCCGGTCGCCGGCTCCACCGGCGTCCTCATCCCGCCGAAGGGCTACCTGCAGAAGCTGCGCGAGATCTGTACGCAGCACGGCATTCTCCTGATCTTCGACGAGGTCATCACCGGCTTCGGCCGCCTCGGCGCGCCCTTCGCCGCGCAGTATTTCGACGTGAAGCCGGATATCATCACCACCGCCAAGGGCCTCACCAACGGCGTGATCCCGATGGGCGCCGTCTTCGTGACGTCGGAAATCCACGACGCCTTCATGAACGGCCCGGAACACATGATCGAATTCTTCCACGGCTATACCTATTCCGGCAACCCGATCGCCTGCGCCGCCGCCCTCGGCACGCTCGACACCTACAAGGAAGAGGGCCTTCTGACCCGCGCCAGCGAGCTTGCCTCCTATTGGGAAGAGGGCCTGCATTCGCTGAAGGACTGCCCGAACGTCATCGACATCCGCAATGTCGGCCTGATCGGCGCCGTCGAGCTCGCCTCCATCCCCGGCGAGCCGACCAAGCGCGCCTTCAACGCCTTCCTCAAGGCCTACGAGAAGGGCCTGCTCATCCGCACCACCGGCGACATCATCGCCCTCTCCCCGCCGCTCATCATCGAGAAGCCTGAGATCGACGAACTGTTCGGCAAGCTGCGCGAGGTCCTGCAGAACAACATCTGA
- a CDS encoding aldose 1-epimerase family protein produces MPTMTRIANEFLSIEVSALGAEMQSATTRDGADWLWNGDAAFWTGRSPILFPIVGKAPDDTLLIDGKPYPMAQHGFARRLEFSLEAAEDSACRYVLEASQETRAAYPFDFRLSVEHRLDGPALTVSAEVENRGTLPMPFGCGFHPAFLWPLPGAAGRPHTVTLDNGGEPERQPLEKGLLSPHRLPSPFSKGRLTLAHALFDNDALVFPQGAGTGLTYAAEDGPALRFRFENLPNLALWTKPGAPFLCIEPWHGTAAEYGGAHELKDRPFTTVLAAGARTRFAFTVTFPH; encoded by the coding sequence ATGCCGACCATGACCCGCATAGCGAACGAATTCCTCTCCATCGAGGTCTCCGCCCTCGGCGCCGAGATGCAATCGGCGACGACGCGCGACGGGGCGGACTGGCTGTGGAACGGCGACGCCGCCTTCTGGACCGGCCGCTCGCCGATCCTCTTCCCCATCGTCGGCAAGGCGCCGGACGATACGTTGCTGATCGACGGCAAGCCCTATCCGATGGCGCAGCACGGCTTTGCCCGCCGGCTGGAATTCTCGCTCGAAGCCGCGGAGGACAGCGCCTGCCGCTACGTGCTGGAAGCATCGCAGGAAACCCGCGCCGCCTATCCCTTCGATTTCCGGCTTTCCGTCGAGCACCGCCTGGATGGCCCGGCGCTAACCGTCTCCGCCGAGGTGGAAAACCGCGGCACGCTCCCCATGCCCTTCGGCTGCGGCTTCCACCCCGCCTTCCTCTGGCCCCTGCCGGGCGCCGCCGGCCGGCCGCACACCGTCACGCTCGACAATGGAGGAGAGCCGGAGCGCCAGCCGCTGGAAAAGGGCCTCCTCTCGCCCCACCGGCTCCCCTCGCCCTTCAGCAAGGGCCGGCTCACGCTCGCCCATGCGCTCTTCGACAACGACGCCCTCGTCTTCCCGCAGGGCGCCGGCACCGGCCTCACCTATGCCGCCGAGGATGGCCCGGCGCTGCGCTTCCGTTTCGAAAACCTGCCGAACCTCGCGCTCTGGACCAAGCCCGGCGCGCCCTTCCTCTGCATCGAGCCGTGGCACGGCACGGCCGCCGAATATGGCGGCGCGCACGAACTGAAGGACCGGCCCTTCACCACCGTGCTTGCCGCGGGCGCGCGCACGCGTTTCGCCTTCACCGTGACCTTCCCGCACTGA
- the ade gene encoding adenine deaminase has product MTDLERFIDQGTGREDANIVLKGGQFFDLVTGELVASDIAICGERIVGTCGEYKGRTEIDITGRIVVPGFIDTHLHIESSLVTPHEFDRCVLPYGVTTVICDPHEIANVLGTEGIQFFLDSAMETIMDIRVQLSSCVPATHLETSGADLPVERLLPFRDHPKVLGLAEFMNFPGVIHKDPVCLAKLEAFQGGHIDGHAPLLRGNDLNGYLSAGIRTEHECTTAEEALEKIRKGMHILIREGSVSKDLLALMPILTERLSPFLALCTDDRNPLDIAEQGHLDYMIRTAIAHGRAPLAVYRAASISAAKAFGLRDRGLVAPGWRADLVVVDTLETCKAGMVFSAGRKVDDALFATRKAVKPVGLDSVKARPVSAAHFAVPVTEGETSVIGVLPGKIITEHRRYRLPAGDNQTAVDLAQDIIKVAVIERHGKNGNHANGFVQGFGLKKGAIASTVGHDSHNICVVGVDEDDMALAANRLGEIKGGFVVVENGKVTGEIALPVAGLMSLEPYEAVRDTLHHLRQAAFALGATLEEPFLQLAFLPLPVIPHLKISDRGMVDVDRFALIG; this is encoded by the coding sequence ATGACCGATTTGGAACGCTTCATCGACCAGGGAACCGGCCGCGAGGATGCCAATATCGTGCTGAAGGGCGGGCAGTTCTTCGACCTCGTGACGGGCGAGCTCGTCGCCTCCGACATCGCCATCTGCGGCGAGCGCATCGTCGGCACCTGCGGCGAATACAAGGGCCGGACGGAAATCGACATCACCGGCCGCATCGTCGTGCCCGGCTTCATCGATACGCATCTCCATATCGAATCCTCGCTGGTGACACCGCACGAATTCGACCGCTGCGTGCTGCCCTACGGCGTGACGACCGTCATCTGCGACCCGCACGAGATCGCCAACGTGCTCGGCACCGAGGGCATCCAGTTCTTCCTCGACAGCGCCATGGAAACGATCATGGATATCCGCGTGCAGCTGTCGAGCTGCGTGCCGGCGACGCATCTGGAAACCTCCGGCGCCGACCTGCCGGTCGAGCGCCTGCTGCCCTTCCGCGACCATCCCAAGGTCCTCGGCCTTGCCGAGTTCATGAATTTCCCCGGCGTCATCCACAAGGATCCCGTCTGCCTCGCCAAGCTGGAGGCCTTCCAGGGCGGCCATATCGACGGACATGCGCCGCTCCTTCGCGGCAACGACCTCAACGGCTATCTTTCCGCCGGCATCCGCACCGAGCACGAATGCACGACGGCCGAGGAAGCGCTGGAGAAGATTCGCAAGGGCATGCATATCCTTATCCGCGAGGGCTCCGTCTCCAAGGACCTCCTCGCCCTGATGCCCATCCTCACCGAACGGCTCTCCCCCTTCCTCGCCCTCTGCACCGACGACCGCAACCCGCTCGACATCGCCGAACAGGGCCATCTCGACTACATGATCCGCACGGCCATCGCCCACGGCCGCGCCCCGCTCGCCGTCTACCGCGCCGCCTCCATCTCCGCGGCAAAGGCCTTCGGCCTTCGTGACCGCGGCCTTGTCGCCCCCGGCTGGCGGGCCGACCTCGTCGTCGTCGATACGCTGGAGACCTGCAAGGCCGGGATGGTCTTCTCCGCCGGCCGCAAGGTGGACGACGCGCTCTTCGCGACCCGCAAGGCTGTCAAGCCCGTCGGCCTCGACAGCGTCAAGGCCCGCCCCGTCAGCGCCGCCCATTTCGCCGTTCCCGTCACGGAAGGCGAGACTTCGGTCATCGGTGTCCTGCCCGGCAAGATCATCACCGAGCACCGCCGCTACCGCCTGCCGGCCGGCGACAACCAGACCGCCGTCGACCTCGCACAGGATATCATCAAGGTCGCCGTCATCGAGCGCCACGGCAAGAACGGCAACCACGCCAACGGCTTCGTGCAGGGCTTCGGCCTCAAGAAGGGCGCCATCGCCTCGACGGTCGGGCACGACAGCCACAATATCTGCGTCGTCGGCGTCGACGAGGACGACATGGCGCTCGCGGCGAACCGCCTCGGCGAGATCAAGGGCGGCTTCGTCGTGGTGGAGAACGGCAAGGTCACCGGCGAGATCGCCCTGCCCGTCGCCGGCCTGATGAGCCTCGAACCCTACGAGGCCGTGCGCGACACCCTGCACCACCTGCGCCAGGCCGCCTTCGCCCTTGGCGCCACGCTGGAAGAACCCTTCCTCCAGCTCGCCTTCCTGCCGCTACCGGTCATCCCGCACCTGAAGATTTCCGATAGGGGGATGGTGGATGTGGACCGGTTCGCGCTGATCGGGTGA
- a CDS encoding type II toxin-antitoxin system RelE/ParE family toxin translates to MLEVMHLPQAEEDLIAIWRYIADDNEAAADRLLDRIAAVTRKLSAHPEAGRLRPELAAGLRSFVIGNYVLFYKVDPARLVLVRVLSRYLDIGEDEFPAG, encoded by the coding sequence GTGCTTGAGGTCATGCATCTTCCGCAAGCGGAAGAGGACCTGATCGCGATCTGGCGCTATATCGCAGACGACAACGAAGCGGCGGCCGACCGTCTCCTCGACCGCATCGCGGCGGTCACGCGAAAGCTTTCGGCGCATCCCGAGGCCGGCCGTTTGCGGCCGGAACTCGCGGCAGGTCTGCGCAGCTTCGTGATTGGAAACTACGTTCTTTTTTATAAGGTCGACCCCGCCCGTCTTGTGCTCGTGCGTGTTCTCAGCCGCTACCTGGATATTGGCGAGGACGAGTTTCCCGCCGGCTAG
- a CDS encoding type II toxin-antitoxin system ParD family antitoxin, with protein sequence MASSYTLGNHYETFVRELLASGRYASASEVLRDGLRLLEDRERQREAKIAALRDAIREGLESGPAAPLDIDAIKARARAGRA encoded by the coding sequence ATGGCCTCCAGCTATACGCTCGGCAATCACTACGAGACTTTCGTCCGCGAGCTTCTGGCCAGCGGCCGTTATGCCAGTGCCAGCGAGGTGCTGCGGGACGGCCTGCGCCTTCTGGAGGACCGCGAACGGCAGCGGGAGGCGAAGATCGCCGCGTTGCGGGATGCCATCCGCGAAGGGTTGGAAAGCGGCCCGGCTGCCCCGCTCGACATCGATGCCATCAAGGCGCGGGCGCGAGCCGGCCGTGCTTGA
- a CDS encoding alpha-glucosidase family protein: protein MAKPHKKADDWWRGAVIYQVYPRSFQDTTGDGMGDLRGITRRLGHIASLGVDAIWLSPFFKSPMADMGYDVSDYCDVDPMFGTLADFDAMLAEAHRLGIKVIIDQVISHTSDQHPWFVESRSSRSNPKADWYVWADPKPDGTAPNNWLSIFGGPGWEWDGVRKQYYMHNFLTSQPDLNFHNKAVQDALLKTVRFWLDRGVDGFRLDTVNFYFHDRKLRDNPPHEPNPDEIGLDAPDVNPYGMQTHRYDKTQPENVDFLRRFRALLDEYEGRMTVGEVGDGARSLKTVAEYTGGGDKLNMCYTFDLLGPDFTADHIRKCVQGFQRAVTDGWVCWAFSNHDVNRHVSRFIHAPEERERVAKLAVTLLSTLRGSICLYQGEELGLTEAELAFEDLRDPYGIRFWPAFKGRDGCRTPMPWQRGEAHAGFSTAKPWLPVPEDHARLAVDTQEKIAGSVLNHYRATLAFRREHETLHDGDMSFLHSNHDILAFTREKGGERLLFVFNLTREKAEFVPAKSLKLGEPLPVPGFGAKLKDGTIELDALDMACVRL, encoded by the coding sequence ATGGCAAAGCCCCATAAGAAGGCCGACGACTGGTGGCGCGGCGCGGTCATCTACCAGGTCTATCCCCGCTCGTTCCAGGACACGACCGGCGACGGCATGGGGGACCTCAGGGGCATCACCAGGCGGCTCGGGCATATCGCCTCGCTCGGCGTCGACGCCATATGGCTCTCGCCCTTCTTCAAGTCGCCGATGGCGGACATGGGCTATGACGTCTCGGACTATTGCGATGTCGACCCGATGTTCGGCACGCTCGCCGATTTCGACGCGATGCTGGCCGAGGCCCATCGCCTCGGCATCAAGGTCATCATCGACCAGGTGATCTCGCACACGTCCGACCAGCATCCCTGGTTCGTCGAGAGCCGGTCCAGCCGATCCAACCCGAAGGCGGACTGGTATGTCTGGGCCGATCCGAAGCCGGACGGCACGGCGCCCAACAACTGGCTGTCGATCTTCGGCGGGCCGGGCTGGGAATGGGACGGCGTGCGCAAGCAATATTACATGCACAACTTCCTGACCTCGCAGCCGGATCTCAACTTCCATAACAAGGCCGTGCAGGACGCGCTGCTGAAGACCGTGCGCTTCTGGCTCGACCGCGGCGTGGACGGCTTCCGCCTCGACACGGTGAACTTCTATTTCCACGACAGGAAGCTGCGCGACAACCCGCCCCACGAGCCGAACCCGGACGAGATCGGCCTCGATGCGCCTGATGTGAACCCCTACGGCATGCAGACGCATCGCTACGACAAGACACAGCCGGAGAATGTCGATTTCCTCAGGCGCTTCCGCGCGCTGCTCGACGAATACGAGGGGCGCATGACGGTGGGCGAGGTCGGCGACGGCGCGCGCTCGCTGAAGACGGTCGCCGAATACACGGGCGGCGGCGACAAGCTGAACATGTGCTACACGTTCGACCTGCTCGGACCGGACTTCACCGCCGACCATATCCGCAAATGCGTGCAGGGCTTCCAGCGGGCGGTGACGGACGGCTGGGTCTGCTGGGCCTTCTCCAACCACGACGTCAACCGCCATGTCAGCCGCTTCATCCATGCCCCGGAGGAGCGCGAGCGCGTCGCCAAGCTGGCTGTCACCCTGCTTTCGACGCTGCGCGGCTCGATCTGCCTCTACCAGGGCGAGGAACTGGGCCTCACGGAAGCCGAGCTTGCCTTCGAGGACCTGCGCGATCCCTACGGCATCCGCTTCTGGCCGGCCTTCAAGGGCCGCGACGGATGCCGCACGCCGATGCCCTGGCAGCGCGGCGAGGCCCATGCCGGCTTCAGCACCGCCAAGCCCTGGCTGCCGGTGCCGGAGGACCACGCCCGCCTTGCCGTCGATACGCAGGAGAAGATCGCCGGCTCCGTGCTCAACCACTACCGCGCGACGCTCGCCTTCCGCAGGGAGCACGAGACCCTGCACGACGGCGACATGTCCTTCCTCCATTCCAACCACGACATCCTCGCCTTCACCCGCGAGAAGGGTGGCGAGAGGCTGCTCTTCGTCTTCAACCTGACGCGCGAGAAGGCGGAATTCGTGCCGGCGAAATCGCTGAAGCTCGGCGAGCCGCTGCCGGTCCCCGGCTTCGGCGCGAAGCTGAAGGACGGGACGATCGAGCTGGATGCACTGGACATGGCCTGCGTGCGGCTTTGA
- a CDS encoding Ldh family oxidoreductase, giving the protein MADDVTLSPTEAIDFARAALARVGMAEAAATALARATVDAEMAGRRTMGLQHLTDYMRGLVDGRIAGRAEPLITSPVPAIMKCDAMGGVAQHGFSAACEELVSKAKTFGIAVFASQNSYTAGELGWYAARLAEEGLVALAATNGPALLAGSGSRQPVYCTNPLAFAAPLADGRLLLVDQASSATAFVNIRAAAARGEALPEGWALDQDGEPTTDPFAAMQGALLAFGGARGANIALMVEVLAAGLTGANWSLDAPDFQAGEVTPGVGLFVLALSPTLFADDFPARLSGQVQRLSGDYGVYIPGLERLERRRQAESAGIVLPRQLFDSISSFRRS; this is encoded by the coding sequence ATGGCCGACGACGTCACCCTTTCCCCGACCGAGGCGATCGACTTCGCCCGTGCCGCGCTTGCGCGCGTGGGCATGGCGGAGGCCGCCGCCACGGCGCTCGCCCGCGCCACCGTCGATGCCGAGATGGCCGGCAGGCGGACCATGGGCCTCCAGCACCTGACGGACTACATGCGCGGCCTCGTCGACGGCCGCATCGCAGGCCGGGCCGAGCCGCTCATCACCTCGCCCGTGCCGGCCATCATGAAATGCGACGCGATGGGCGGCGTGGCGCAGCACGGCTTCTCGGCCGCCTGCGAGGAACTGGTATCGAAGGCCAAGACCTTCGGCATCGCCGTCTTCGCCTCGCAAAACAGCTATACCGCCGGCGAGCTCGGCTGGTATGCCGCCCGCCTCGCCGAAGAAGGCCTCGTGGCGCTGGCCGCCACCAACGGCCCGGCCCTGCTCGCCGGTTCGGGCAGCCGCCAGCCGGTCTACTGCACCAATCCGCTCGCCTTCGCCGCCCCGTTGGCGGACGGCCGGCTGCTGCTGGTCGACCAGGCCTCGAGCGCCACCGCCTTCGTCAACATCCGCGCGGCCGCGGCGCGCGGCGAGGCGCTTCCCGAGGGCTGGGCGCTCGATCAGGACGGCGAGCCGACCACCGACCCCTTCGCGGCCATGCAGGGGGCGCTGCTGGCCTTCGGCGGCGCGCGCGGGGCGAACATCGCCCTCATGGTGGAGGTTCTGGCCGCGGGCCTCACGGGTGCGAACTGGTCGCTCGACGCGCCGGACTTCCAGGCGGGCGAGGTCACGCCCGGCGTCGGCCTCTTCGTCCTAGCCCTTTCGCCGACGCTTTTCGCCGACGACTTCCCGGCCCGGCTCTCCGGCCAGGTGCAGCGCCTTTCCGGCGACTACGGCGTCTATATTCCCGGCCTCGAACGCCTGGAGCGTCGGCGGCAGGCAGAAAGCGCCGGCATCGTCTTGCCCCGCCAACTCTTTGACAGTATTTCCTCTTTCCGGCGAAGTTGA
- a CDS encoding sugar kinase, whose product MAGRLLAIGECMVELMQAEGGLMRKSFAGDTFNTAYYARQYLPSDWSVDYLSAVGTDTISGEMLAFMEGHGIGTTHVARIEGRSPGLYMIHLKDGERSFSYWRSASAAKRLAQDGDRLRAAIEASDIIVFSGITLAILPPEDVETLLAELRRARAAGKRVVFDPNIRPRLWDDAERMRATIIEGARAATLVMPSLDDETTHFGDASLEETIGRYNALGVAEQVVKDGGKGATLVFGEKRSHVPSAQVEKIVDTTSAGDSFNGAFLARLATGATPGDAARFAAKVAAAVIQHHGALVAKDRLPEG is encoded by the coding sequence ATGGCGGGACGGCTGCTGGCGATCGGCGAGTGCATGGTGGAACTGATGCAGGCCGAAGGCGGCCTGATGCGCAAGAGCTTTGCCGGCGACACGTTCAACACCGCCTATTACGCCCGCCAGTACCTGCCGTCCGACTGGAGCGTCGATTATCTCTCCGCCGTCGGCACGGACACGATCTCTGGCGAGATGCTGGCCTTCATGGAGGGCCACGGCATCGGCACGACCCATGTCGCCCGCATCGAAGGCCGCTCGCCGGGCCTCTACATGATCCACCTCAAGGACGGCGAGCGCAGCTTCTCCTACTGGCGCTCGGCATCCGCCGCAAAGCGCCTCGCACAGGACGGCGACCGGCTGCGTGCCGCGATTGAGGCCTCGGACATCATCGTCTTTTCCGGCATCACGCTTGCCATCCTGCCCCCGGAGGACGTGGAGACCCTGCTTGCAGAACTGCGCCGTGCCAGGGCCGCCGGCAAGCGCGTCGTCTTCGATCCCAATATCCGCCCGCGCCTGTGGGACGATGCGGAGCGCATGCGCGCGACGATCATCGAGGGCGCGCGCGCCGCCACGCTCGTCATGCCGAGCCTCGACGACGAGACGACCCATTTCGGCGACGCCTCGCTGGAGGAAACCATCGGCCGTTACAATGCGCTCGGCGTCGCGGAACAGGTGGTCAAGGATGGCGGCAAGGGCGCGACGCTCGTCTTCGGCGAAAAGCGCAGCCATGTGCCTTCGGCGCAGGTGGAGAAGATCGTCGACACGACGAGCGCGGGCGACAGCTTCAACGGCGCATTCCTGGCCCGTCTCGCAACGGGCGCAACGCCAGGGGACGCCGCCCGATTCGCGGCAAAGGTCGCCGCCGCCGTCATCCAGCATCACGGCGCGCTGGTGGCGAAGGACAGGCTGCCGGAGGGGTGA
- the der gene encoding ribosome biogenesis GTPase Der yields MSFTVAIVGRPNVGKSTLFNRLVGKKLALVDDTPGVTRDRRPGDARLIDLKFRIIDTAGLEEAVPETLQGRMRAQTEAAIEEADLSLFVVDAKMGLTPVDQTLAEMLRRKGKPVVLVANKSEARGSDGGFYDSYTLGLGEPTPISAEHGQGMLDLRDAIVAAIGEERAYPEDDEAVTNIDVRAELAEGAEADEDFEPEYDETKPLRVAIVGRPNAGKSTLINRFLGEDRLLTGPEAGITRDSISVEWDWKGRTIKMFDTAGMRRKAKVQEKLEKLSVADGLRAIRFAETVVIVFDSTIPFEKQDLQIVDLVLREGRAAVLAFNKWDLIDDPQAVLAELREKTDRLLPQARGIRAVPVSGQTGRGLDKLMQAVIDTDRTWNRRISTAKLNRWLDAVQTQHPPPAVSGRRLKLKYMTQVKARPPGFMISCTRPDALPESYIRYLTNGLRNDFNLPGVPIRIHFKAADNPFAGKAKKKR; encoded by the coding sequence ATGAGCTTCACCGTCGCCATTGTCGGACGCCCCAATGTCGGCAAGTCCACCCTGTTCAACAGGCTCGTGGGCAAGAAGCTCGCGCTGGTCGACGATACGCCCGGCGTCACCCGTGACCGCCGGCCGGGCGATGCCCGCCTCATCGACCTGAAGTTCCGCATCATCGATACGGCCGGTCTCGAAGAGGCCGTGCCGGAGACGCTGCAGGGCCGCATGCGCGCCCAAACGGAAGCGGCGATCGAGGAAGCCGACCTCTCGCTCTTCGTGGTCGATGCCAAGATGGGCCTCACCCCCGTCGACCAGACGCTTGCCGAGATGCTGCGCCGCAAGGGCAAGCCGGTCGTGCTGGTCGCCAACAAGTCGGAAGCCCGCGGCTCCGACGGCGGCTTCTACGATTCCTATACGCTCGGCCTCGGCGAGCCGACGCCGATCTCCGCCGAGCACGGCCAGGGCATGCTGGACCTGCGCGACGCCATCGTCGCCGCCATCGGCGAAGAGCGGGCCTATCCCGAGGACGACGAGGCCGTCACCAATATCGATGTGCGCGCCGAATTGGCCGAAGGCGCGGAAGCGGACGAGGACTTCGAGCCGGAATACGACGAGACGAAGCCGCTGCGCGTTGCCATCGTCGGTCGTCCGAATGCCGGCAAGTCGACGCTGATCAACCGTTTCCTCGGCGAGGACCGCCTGCTGACCGGCCCGGAGGCCGGCATCACGCGCGATTCCATTTCCGTCGAATGGGACTGGAAGGGCCGAACGATCAAGATGTTCGACACGGCCGGCATGCGGCGCAAGGCGAAGGTGCAGGAGAAGCTGGAAAAGCTTTCCGTCGCCGACGGCCTGCGCGCCATCCGCTTTGCCGAGACCGTGGTCATCGTCTTCGATTCCACCATTCCCTTCGAGAAGCAGGACCTGCAGATCGTCGACCTCGTGCTGCGCGAGGGACGCGCCGCCGTGCTCGCCTTCAACAAGTGGGACCTGATCGACGACCCGCAGGCCGTGCTTGCCGAACTTCGCGAGAAGACCGACCGCCTCCTGCCGCAGGCGCGCGGCATCCGCGCCGTGCCGGTCTCCGGCCAGACGGGCCGCGGCCTCGACAAGCTGATGCAGGCCGTCATCGACACGGACCGCACCTGGAACCGCCGCATCTCCACCGCCAAGCTCAACCGCTGGCTGGATGCGGTGCAGACGCAGCATCCGCCGCCGGCCGTCTCCGGCCGCCGCCTGAAGCTGAAATACATGACGCAGGTGAAGGCCCGCCCGCCGGGCTTCATGATCTCCTGCACGCGTCCCGACGCGCTGCCGGAATCCTATATCCGCTATCTCACCAACGGCCTGCGCAACGACTTCAACCTGCCGGGCGTGCCGATCCGCATCCATTTCAAGGCGGCGGACAACCCGTTCGCCGGCAAGGCCAAGAAGAAGCGCTGA
- a CDS encoding tetratricopeptide repeat protein, which translates to MVNQDDSFIREVNEELRSDQMRLVWKRFGRIFIGAAVLLVLGTIGKVGYEYWRDSEASAAGDEFLAALTLARDGKKDEALAALGKLEKEGFGSYPVLARMRSASLLAETDAEGAINAFTAISKDSSVPQALRDAARLRAAYLLVDTGTYEQVSAEVEQLATPQGAQRHSAREVLGLSAYKHQDYARAKEWFDAILNDSESPRNVANRAQMLLDLITASGKLSS; encoded by the coding sequence ATGGTAAATCAGGACGACAGCTTTATCCGCGAGGTGAACGAGGAACTGCGCTCCGACCAGATGCGTCTGGTCTGGAAGCGTTTCGGCCGCATCTTCATCGGCGCGGCCGTTCTCCTCGTGCTCGGCACGATCGGCAAGGTGGGCTACGAGTACTGGCGCGACAGCGAGGCTTCCGCTGCCGGCGACGAGTTCCTGGCTGCCCTCACCCTTGCGCGCGATGGCAAGAAGGACGAGGCGCTGGCCGCGCTCGGCAAGCTCGAAAAGGAGGGCTTCGGTTCCTATCCGGTGCTCGCCCGCATGCGCTCGGCCTCGCTGCTGGCCGAAACGGATGCCGAAGGCGCCATCAACGCCTTCACGGCGATCTCCAAGGACAGTTCGGTGCCGCAGGCGCTGCGCGATGCCGCGCGCCTTCGCGCCGCCTACCTGCTGGTCGACACGGGCACCTACGAACAGGTTTCCGCCGAGGTCGAGCAGCTTGCCACGCCCCAGGGCGCGCAGCGCCATTCCGCCCGCGAGGTTCTCGGCCTTTCCGCCTACAAGCACCAGGACTATGCGCGCGCCAAGGAATGGTTCGACGCCATCCTCAACGACAGCGAAAGCCCGCGCAACGTCGCCAACCGCGCGCAGATGCTGCTTGACCTGATTACGGCAAGCGGCAAGCTGTCCTCCTGA